A window of Fictibacillus halophilus contains these coding sequences:
- the hemB gene encoding porphobilinogen synthase codes for MNFQRHRRLRKSASMRSLVRETHLHVSDFIYPLFFVEGENVKKEVPSMPGVYHLSLDLLQEEVKEIESLGIQSIIVFGVPAEKDECGSSAYDHNGIVQKAISQIKEVAPSLTVIADTCLCQFTDHGHCGVIENGEVLNDETLTLLAKTAVSQAKAGADIIAPSNMMDGFVAAIRQGLDEAGFYDVPIMSYAVKYASSFYGPFRDAAHSTPQFGDRKTYQMDPANRLEALREAESDVAEGADFLMVKPALSYLDILRELKDRYPLPLVAYNVSGEYSMIKAAAINGWVDEKSIVLEKLISMKRAGADLIITYFAKDAARWLNEK; via the coding sequence ATGAATTTTCAGCGTCATCGCCGTTTAAGAAAATCAGCATCCATGCGTTCATTAGTGCGTGAAACGCATCTTCATGTCTCTGATTTTATCTATCCATTGTTCTTTGTTGAAGGAGAGAACGTAAAAAAAGAAGTCCCTTCCATGCCAGGTGTGTATCATCTGTCATTAGACCTTCTTCAAGAAGAGGTAAAAGAAATTGAAAGTCTTGGCATTCAGTCTATTATCGTTTTTGGGGTACCTGCTGAGAAAGACGAATGCGGAAGTTCAGCTTATGATCATAATGGAATTGTACAAAAAGCGATCTCGCAAATTAAAGAAGTTGCGCCATCACTAACTGTAATAGCAGACACTTGTTTATGCCAATTTACAGACCATGGACACTGTGGTGTGATTGAAAATGGTGAAGTGTTGAATGATGAAACCTTAACGCTTCTAGCAAAAACAGCTGTATCACAAGCTAAAGCTGGAGCAGACATCATCGCACCTTCAAATATGATGGACGGCTTTGTTGCAGCAATCAGACAAGGGCTTGATGAAGCTGGTTTCTATGATGTTCCGATTATGTCTTATGCCGTTAAATATGCATCATCTTTTTATGGTCCGTTTCGTGATGCAGCGCATAGTACACCACAGTTTGGTGATAGAAAAACGTATCAGATGGATCCGGCGAACCGACTTGAAGCCCTCAGAGAGGCAGAATCAGACGTCGCTGAAGGCGCTGACTTCTTAATGGTAAAACCAGCCCTATCTTACCTTGATATTCTAAGAGAATTAAAAGACCGATATCCTCTACCATTAGTAGCTTACAACGTGAGTGGAGAGTATTCCATGATTAAAGCAGCTGCTATCAACGGATGGGTAGATGAGAAGAGCATCGTATTAGAGAAACTGATCTCTATGAAACGAGCAGGAGCAGATCTGATCATTACGTATT
- a CDS encoding uroporphyrinogen-III synthase: protein MNTSIGPLAGKRILVTRPKEQAEPLISHIQENGGIPLSFPIVSIKGVKNDNSQSLLKNLSSYQWIVFTSKNGVDYFFQLLSDCNLTLSNVKFATVGEKTAESLRNRGIASILVPEHYHAESLVKTLKKHVLSHERILFPKGNLAPSFIKEELKETAQVEELVVYKTESEDDLDWSLVYQADCLFFMSPSAVTFMSSGIKTEEVYEKPVICVGPTTKSAAEECGFQHVLMPTQFTAEDMVNCAISYFQGGS from the coding sequence ATGAATACTTCTATAGGACCATTAGCAGGTAAGAGAATACTTGTTACACGGCCGAAAGAGCAAGCAGAGCCATTGATCTCACACATACAAGAGAACGGTGGTATCCCTCTTTCCTTTCCTATTGTCTCTATAAAAGGTGTTAAGAACGATAATTCGCAGTCTTTGCTAAAAAATTTATCGTCTTATCAATGGATTGTTTTTACGAGCAAAAATGGAGTAGATTACTTTTTTCAATTGCTTTCTGATTGTAATCTCACACTGAGTAATGTTAAGTTTGCCACAGTTGGTGAAAAAACAGCTGAATCATTAAGAAACAGAGGGATCGCATCTATTCTTGTGCCCGAACATTATCATGCTGAAAGCCTAGTGAAGACGTTAAAAAAACACGTCTTATCACATGAAAGAATTCTATTTCCAAAAGGGAATCTAGCTCCATCTTTTATTAAAGAGGAGTTAAAGGAAACAGCACAGGTAGAAGAACTAGTGGTCTACAAAACTGAATCGGAAGATGATTTAGATTGGTCGCTCGTATATCAAGCTGATTGCCTGTTTTTTATGAGCCCTTCTGCTGTGACCTTCATGAGTAGTGGGATAAAAACAGAGGAAGTTTATGAAAAGCCTGTGATCTGTGTTGGACCAACAACGAAAAGTGCTGCAGAAGAATGCGGATTTCAACATGTTTTAATGCCTACACAATTTACCGCAGAAGATATGGTGAACTGCGCCATTTCTTATTTTCAAGGAGGAAGTTAA
- the hemC gene encoding hydroxymethylbilane synthase, producing the protein MRKIIVGSRRSKLAITQTNWVIEQLKKSGMPFEFEVKEIVTKGDIILDVTLSKVGGKGLFVKEIEQAMLDKEIDIAVHSMKDMPSELPEGLEIGCTPKRVDPRDALISEKYSSLRELPAGAIVGTSSLRRAAQLLNRRPDLTIKSIRGNIDTRLNKLKSGEFDAIILAAAGLERMGWSTDVVTEYLDIDLCLPAVGQGSLAIECRSEDLEVKELLATLNDAYTFDTVTAERSFLNTLEGGCQVPIAAFATMDENQEVSLTGLVADPEGKTVLKEMRSGKDPHRVGVELAEDLKILGAKTILDAVKKDLNS; encoded by the coding sequence ATGAGAAAAATTATAGTAGGTTCAAGAAGAAGTAAGTTAGCGATCACACAGACAAACTGGGTGATCGAGCAATTAAAAAAATCAGGAATGCCTTTTGAATTTGAAGTAAAAGAGATCGTAACAAAAGGAGATATTATTCTTGATGTTACACTCTCAAAAGTCGGCGGAAAAGGTTTATTCGTTAAAGAGATTGAACAAGCGATGTTAGATAAAGAGATTGATATTGCCGTTCATAGCATGAAGGATATGCCATCTGAACTGCCGGAGGGACTCGAGATCGGCTGTACACCTAAACGCGTTGATCCGAGAGATGCTCTAATATCTGAAAAGTATTCTTCGTTAAGAGAGCTTCCTGCTGGTGCTATTGTAGGGACGAGCTCACTAAGAAGAGCGGCACAGCTTCTAAACAGACGTCCAGATCTAACGATTAAATCTATTCGAGGTAATATTGATACGCGTCTTAACAAGCTAAAGTCTGGTGAGTTTGATGCGATCATCTTAGCAGCTGCAGGACTTGAACGAATGGGCTGGTCTACAGATGTTGTTACGGAATACTTAGACATCGACCTGTGTCTCCCTGCTGTAGGACAAGGTTCATTAGCTATTGAGTGCAGAAGTGAAGATCTTGAAGTAAAAGAATTATTAGCTACACTAAACGATGCATATACGTTTGACACAGTTACAGCAGAACGCTCTTTTCTAAACACGTTAGAAGGCGGCTGCCAAGTTCCGATCGCGGCATTTGCTACGATGGATGAGAACCAAGAAGTTTCTTTAACGGGCCTTGTTGCAGATCCTGAAGGGAAAACGGTATTAAAAGAAATGAGATCAGGCAAAGACCCGCACCGTGTGGGTGTAGAGTTAGCTGAAGATTTAAAGATATTAGGTGCGAAAACCATACTAGATGCAGTAAAAAAGGATTTAAATTCGTAA
- a CDS encoding cytochrome C assembly family protein, giving the protein MNWIYDLTIVLYALSIIGYFIDFLQNNRKANRFAFWLLSIVWVLQTVFFVLRMLKDQRFPILTPSEGLFFYAWILVTFSVVMSRFFRVDFLVFFTNILGFLLVSIHLFAPTGQASAVLEKQLISELLIIHITMAFISYGAFSLSFIFSFMYLLQHGMLKRKKWSKRLQRFGSLSYLEKLSFRLNTIGVPLLLLSLILGVVWAFWKISDFTLLDAKVISSFIVLLVYSTYLYQKVGRGVQGKTLALWNAAAFLVVLINYFLASTFTEFHLWYK; this is encoded by the coding sequence ATGAATTGGATATATGATCTTACTATCGTTCTATATGCACTTAGCATCATAGGCTATTTTATAGATTTTCTTCAAAACAACCGGAAAGCAAACCGATTTGCTTTCTGGTTGCTTTCTATTGTCTGGGTACTTCAAACGGTCTTTTTTGTGTTAAGGATGCTGAAAGATCAACGGTTTCCAATATTAACACCCTCAGAAGGCCTGTTTTTTTATGCGTGGATCCTCGTGACGTTCTCAGTTGTCATGAGCAGGTTTTTCCGTGTTGATTTTCTTGTGTTTTTTACGAATATTCTTGGTTTCTTGCTCGTTTCGATCCACTTGTTTGCTCCAACAGGACAAGCGAGTGCAGTGCTTGAGAAACAGCTGATCTCTGAATTATTAATCATCCATATAACGATGGCTTTTATCTCATACGGTGCATTCTCGCTCTCTTTTATATTCTCGTTCATGTACCTGCTACAGCATGGCATGTTGAAACGAAAGAAATGGAGCAAAAGACTGCAGCGTTTTGGGAGTCTATCATATTTAGAGAAGCTCTCTTTTCGCTTGAATACGATCGGAGTGCCGTTGCTCTTGCTTAGTCTAATATTGGGAGTTGTATGGGCATTCTGGAAAATAAGTGACTTTACACTTCTTGATGCCAAAGTCATCTCGTCATTTATTGTCCTTTTGGTTTACAGTACTTACCTCTATCAAAAGGTTGGAAGAGGTGTGCAAGGTAAAACGTTAGCGCTTTGGAACGCTGCAGCCTTCCTAGTCGTTTTGATCAACTACTTTTTAGCGTCGACGTTCACTGAGTTTCACCTTTGGTATAAGTAA
- the hemA gene encoding glutamyl-tRNA reductase, whose translation MHILVVGLNYKTAPVEIREKVSFQPSELTDAISTLRKQKSILECVIVSTCNRTEIYAVADQLHTGRYYIKSFLADWFSIDKEELSPFLSIRDGEAAVEHLFRVAAGLDSMVIGETQILGQVRDGFLESQKLDATGTIFNKLMKQAITFAKRCHSETDIGENAVSVSYAAVELAKKIFGGLQDKTILIVGAGKMGELTAKHLHASGGNEVLVINRTFEKAQEVAEKFHGTAHPFEELESLLIKADIVISSTGASEFVITKKMAAPAIKKRKGLPLFMVDIAVPRDLDPELHDLDSVFLYDIDDLEGIVESNLAERMKEAEKIEIMIEAEIVAFQSWISMLGVVPLISALREKALNIQAETMQSIERKLPDLTDRERKILSKHTKSIVNQLLRDPVTRAKEMAGEPGAEEQLQLFTEIFGLQDYLDKQKQLETAFAANVEEKSSLTDEVVPSAVVRT comes from the coding sequence ATGCATATTCTAGTGGTTGGACTTAATTACAAAACGGCACCCGTAGAAATTCGGGAAAAAGTTTCTTTTCAGCCCTCTGAATTAACGGATGCGATCTCTACACTCCGAAAACAAAAAAGTATACTTGAATGTGTAATCGTTTCAACGTGCAACCGTACTGAGATCTATGCTGTTGCCGATCAGCTTCATACCGGAAGATACTACATCAAATCTTTTTTGGCGGACTGGTTTTCAATTGATAAAGAAGAACTTTCACCATTCTTGAGCATTAGAGACGGAGAAGCAGCTGTAGAACATCTATTCCGTGTAGCTGCAGGCTTGGACTCTATGGTTATCGGTGAAACTCAAATCCTTGGTCAAGTAAGAGATGGATTCTTAGAATCACAGAAACTTGATGCGACAGGAACAATATTTAATAAACTAATGAAACAAGCGATCACATTTGCTAAGAGATGTCATTCAGAAACAGACATCGGTGAAAATGCGGTATCGGTTAGCTATGCGGCTGTTGAACTCGCAAAAAAAATCTTTGGTGGCCTCCAAGATAAAACCATCTTAATCGTTGGTGCGGGCAAGATGGGTGAGCTTACAGCGAAACATCTGCATGCGAGTGGAGGAAACGAAGTACTTGTTATTAACCGAACTTTTGAAAAGGCGCAAGAGGTAGCTGAAAAGTTTCATGGTACAGCACATCCTTTTGAAGAACTAGAAAGTTTGCTCATAAAAGCAGATATCGTGATATCTTCTACAGGTGCCAGTGAATTTGTCATTACAAAGAAAATGGCTGCACCAGCTATTAAGAAACGTAAAGGTCTTCCATTGTTCATGGTAGATATTGCAGTACCTCGTGACCTCGATCCTGAGCTTCATGATTTAGACAGCGTCTTTCTATATGATATTGATGACTTAGAAGGTATCGTAGAGTCGAATCTTGCTGAACGAATGAAAGAAGCAGAAAAGATCGAGATTATGATCGAGGCTGAAATTGTAGCTTTTCAATCTTGGATTTCGATGCTTGGTGTAGTGCCGTTAATTTCTGCATTACGAGAAAAGGCATTAAACATTCAAGCAGAAACCATGCAAAGCATCGAGCGTAAGCTGCCGGATCTAACGGATCGAGAAAGAAAAATTTTAAGCAAACATACGAAGAGTATCGTGAATCAATTGCTTCGTGATCCTGTGACTAGAGCCAAAGAGATGGCTGGTGAACCAGGAGCTGAAGAACAGTTGCAATTATTTACCGAAATTTTCGGACTACAAGATTATTTGGATAAACAGAAGCAGTTGGAAACAGCATTTGCTGCAAACGTCGAAGAGAAGTCTTCACTAACAGATGAAGTGGTTCCTTCGGCTGTAGTAAGAACTTAA
- a CDS encoding LiaI-LiaF-like domain-containing protein, which yields MKQRNTFSGIILLGIGLFYFANRMNIELLQPYLTWPSILIIIGIALLFQSGSGKESSSIFSGVFLTGLGVHFHAAAKVATWPEPLQVIVLLAGISFLIQYRKTKEGLIPGVLLSLLALWLLFFKSNTPSVENIFVKAEDFWPIILMVIGAYLMFFKKK from the coding sequence ATGAAACAAAGAAACACATTCAGCGGCATCATTTTACTCGGAATTGGATTATTCTATTTTGCGAATAGAATGAACATTGAACTGCTTCAACCGTATCTGACTTGGCCAAGTATATTAATCATCATTGGTATAGCTCTTCTATTCCAATCTGGTTCGGGAAAAGAATCTTCAAGTATTTTCTCAGGTGTATTCTTAACAGGATTAGGCGTACATTTTCACGCTGCAGCAAAAGTTGCCACATGGCCAGAACCGCTTCAAGTTATCGTTTTACTAGCAGGCATATCATTTCTGATTCAATATCGAAAAACAAAAGAGGGACTCATCCCTGGGGTATTGTTATCGCTTTTAGCCCTTTGGCTACTCTTCTTTAAGAGTAATACCCCTTCTGTAGAAAATATATTTGTTAAAGCTGAAGATTTTTGGCCTATTATCTTAATGGTCATCGGTGCTTACCTTATGTTCTTTAAAAAGAAATAG
- the yihA gene encoding ribosome biogenesis GTP-binding protein YihA/YsxC, translating into MKVNTAEIVISAVGPKQYPEGNLPEIALAGRSNVGKSSFINKMIHRKNLARTSSKPGKTQTLNFYILNESFYFVDVPGYGFAKVSKTEREAWGKMIEQYLVERDQLKAVVQLVDLRHAPSKDDVLMYDWLKYHELPVIVVATKSDKIPKGKWDKHKKVVKETLNMDKNDKIVLFSSETGHGKDEAWGVLNSYLSK; encoded by the coding sequence GTGAAAGTAAATACAGCGGAAATCGTAATTTCAGCAGTTGGACCAAAACAATATCCGGAAGGCAATCTTCCGGAAATTGCTTTGGCAGGACGCTCGAATGTAGGAAAATCGTCTTTTATTAATAAGATGATTCACAGAAAAAACTTAGCCCGTACATCTTCAAAACCAGGGAAAACGCAAACGTTAAACTTCTATATTCTAAACGAAAGTTTTTATTTTGTGGATGTACCTGGTTATGGCTTTGCTAAAGTGTCAAAAACAGAACGCGAAGCTTGGGGTAAGATGATCGAGCAGTATCTCGTTGAACGTGATCAGTTAAAAGCAGTTGTTCAGCTCGTAGACCTTAGACATGCACCATCTAAAGATGATGTGTTAATGTACGATTGGCTTAAATATCACGAGCTTCCGGTTATCGTGGTGGCAACAAAAAGTGATAAGATCCCAAAAGGAAAATGGGACAAGCATAAAAAAGTAGTCAAGGAAACATTAAACATGGACAAGAACGATAAGATCGTTCTATTCTCATCTGAAACAGGACACGGAAAAGATGAAGCATGGGGCGTACTAAATTCTTATCTTTCTAAATAA
- the lon gene encoding endopeptidase La yields MGEKRVLPLLPLRGLLVYPTMVLHLDVGREKSIQALEKVMLDDQMIFLSTQKEVSIEDPAQEEIYHVGTLSKVNQMLKLPNGTIRVLVEGIKRGEITSFTDEKTHVEVEVELTDDIEVKEAETEALMRAVLAQFEQYINLSKKVTPETLASVQDITEPGRLADVISSHLSLKIKEKQKILEIFDVKERLEHLLDLLNNEKEVLGLEKKIGQRVKKAMEKTQKEYYLREQMKAIQKELGDKEGKVGEVSSLKERIESSDMPETVMELAKKELDRYEKMPNSSAESSVIRTYIEWLVNLPWKQETIDNLDIPHAETVLNEDHYGLEKVKDRVLEYLAVQKLTNSLKGPILCLVGPPGVGKTSLARSIARAIGRNFVRISLGGVRDEAEIRGHRRTYVGAMPGRLIQGMKKAGTINPVFLLDEIDKMSSDFRGDPSSAMLEVLDPEQNSTFSDHYIEEPYDLSKVMFVTTANSLSTIPGPLLDRMEVISIAGYTEVEKLHISKNHLIPKQLKEHGLKKSQIQFKDDSILKLVRNYTREAGVRNLERQIAGLCRKAAKQIVSAEKKKVVLSAKNLEDYLGKPRFRYGQAELEDQIGAATGLAYTTAGGDTLSIEVALSPGKGKLILTGKLGDVMKESAQAALSYVRTKVEELGIDHDFYEKTDIHIHVPEGATPKDGPSAGITIATALVSALTKRPVRKDVGMTGEITLRGRVLPIGGLKEKSLSAHRAGIKTIILPKENEKDIEDIPQSVKEGLSFITVSHLDEVLKVALAGDRK; encoded by the coding sequence ATGGGGGAAAAACGAGTTCTTCCGCTCCTCCCTCTTCGCGGATTGTTGGTTTATCCAACAATGGTACTTCATTTAGATGTAGGAAGAGAAAAATCTATTCAAGCGCTTGAAAAAGTCATGCTTGATGATCAAATGATCTTTCTATCAACTCAAAAAGAAGTTTCTATTGAAGATCCAGCACAAGAGGAAATTTATCATGTAGGAACGTTGTCAAAAGTAAATCAGATGCTCAAACTGCCTAATGGCACAATCAGAGTACTTGTTGAAGGTATTAAACGCGGAGAAATTACTTCGTTCACGGACGAGAAGACCCATGTAGAAGTAGAAGTTGAACTAACGGATGATATTGAAGTGAAAGAAGCCGAAACGGAAGCTCTCATGAGAGCAGTTCTGGCTCAATTCGAACAATACATAAACCTATCAAAAAAAGTAACGCCTGAAACACTTGCCTCAGTTCAAGATATTACTGAACCTGGACGTTTGGCAGATGTTATTTCTTCGCATCTTTCTCTAAAGATTAAAGAAAAACAAAAAATCCTTGAGATTTTTGATGTGAAAGAAAGACTTGAGCACTTGCTGGACCTTTTAAACAATGAAAAAGAAGTACTAGGTCTAGAAAAGAAAATCGGTCAACGCGTTAAAAAGGCGATGGAAAAAACGCAAAAAGAATATTATCTGCGTGAACAGATGAAAGCAATCCAAAAAGAGCTTGGTGATAAAGAAGGTAAAGTTGGGGAAGTAAGTTCACTCAAAGAACGTATTGAGTCCTCTGATATGCCTGAGACGGTCATGGAGCTTGCAAAAAAAGAACTAGACCGTTATGAAAAGATGCCAAACTCTTCAGCTGAGAGCTCTGTTATCAGAACATACATTGAGTGGCTTGTTAATCTGCCTTGGAAACAAGAGACGATAGATAATCTGGATATTCCACATGCAGAAACGGTTCTTAACGAAGATCATTATGGTCTTGAAAAAGTAAAGGACAGAGTCTTAGAATATCTTGCTGTTCAGAAACTGACAAATTCACTAAAAGGTCCGATTCTTTGTTTAGTTGGACCACCAGGTGTAGGTAAAACATCATTAGCCAGATCGATTGCACGTGCCATCGGCAGAAATTTTGTACGAATTTCTCTTGGTGGTGTGAGAGACGAAGCAGAGATCAGAGGGCACCGAAGAACATATGTGGGAGCGATGCCAGGCCGTTTGATTCAAGGTATGAAAAAAGCCGGGACGATTAATCCCGTATTCTTACTTGATGAGATTGATAAGATGTCGAGTGATTTTAGAGGAGATCCTTCCTCTGCGATGCTTGAAGTGTTAGATCCGGAACAGAACAGCACCTTCAGCGATCACTATATCGAAGAGCCATATGATCTATCAAAAGTCATGTTCGTTACAACAGCCAATTCTCTCTCTACAATTCCAGGGCCGTTATTAGATAGAATGGAAGTTATTTCGATCGCTGGTTATACAGAGGTTGAAAAGCTGCATATCTCTAAGAATCATTTGATTCCAAAACAGCTTAAGGAACATGGACTAAAGAAAAGCCAGATTCAGTTTAAGGATGATTCTATTCTAAAGCTGGTCCGCAATTATACACGCGAAGCGGGTGTGCGTAATCTTGAGCGTCAAATTGCAGGATTATGCAGAAAAGCAGCAAAACAGATTGTTTCAGCTGAAAAGAAAAAGGTTGTACTTTCTGCTAAAAACCTTGAAGATTATCTAGGTAAGCCTCGTTTCCGTTATGGTCAAGCAGAACTTGAAGACCAAATTGGTGCAGCGACAGGATTAGCTTATACGACAGCTGGTGGGGATACTCTCTCAATTGAAGTAGCACTATCACCGGGTAAGGGCAAACTGATCTTAACGGGTAAGTTAGGTGATGTTATGAAAGAATCTGCTCAAGCCGCATTAAGCTACGTTCGCACGAAGGTGGAAGAGCTTGGAATCGATCATGATTTCTATGAAAAAACAGATATCCATATACATGTTCCTGAAGGAGCAACACCAAAAGATGGTCCTTCAGCTGGAATAACGATTGCCACAGCATTAGTATCAGCACTAACGAAAAGACCAGTTAGAAAAGATGTAGGAATGACAGGGGAGATCACGCTTAGAGGACGTGTGTTGCCAATTGGTGGTTTAAAAGAAAAATCATTAAGTGCACATCGAGCAGGAATCAAAACCATTATACTTCCGAAAGAAAACGAAAAAGACATTGAAGATATTCCACAATCAGTTAAAGAGGGATTATCTTTTATAACCGTATCTCATTTAGATGAGGTATTAAAAGTTGCATTAGCAGGTGATAGAAAGTGA
- the lonB gene encoding ATP-dependent protease LonB, whose protein sequence is MNWTGIALLIQLFFGIIIGLYFWNLLRNQRSQKVSVDKESRKEMEQLRRMRAISLSEPLSERVRPGKFEDIIGQEDGIKALKAALCGPNPQHVIVYGPPGVGKTAAARLVLEEAKRNQSSPFRSTAVFVELDATTARFDERGIADPLIGSVHDPIYQGAGAMGQAGIPQPKQGAVTNAHGGVLFIDEIGELHPIQMNKLLKVLEDRKVFLESAYYSEENANIPHHIHDIFQNGLPADFRMIGATTRMPEEIPPAIRSRCLEVFFRELQPAEIEQIAKRAADKIQLGIDDESLSYMAQYARNGREAVNMIQIAAGLAITEQRKNITKSDVEWVTHSSRMAPRPERKIGVKPKIGLVNGLAVYGPTSGALLEIETTVLPAKKQGSITITGIAEEESIGNQSKSIRRKSMAKGSVENVITVLRYMGVDASMYDIHVNFPGGGPVDGPSAGIAIASSIYSAIHNIKIDHEIAMTGEISIHGKVKPVGGVMAKILAAKDAGAKRVLIPFENNQKIFDTIKDVEIIPVKKLSEVFQHAFLDDGEEQSIPASAALNSPPSSV, encoded by the coding sequence ATGAACTGGACTGGCATAGCATTACTTATTCAATTATTCTTTGGGATTATTATCGGGCTATATTTTTGGAACTTACTACGTAACCAACGTTCTCAAAAAGTAAGTGTGGATAAAGAATCGAGAAAAGAGATGGAGCAGCTAAGAAGAATGCGCGCGATTTCTCTATCAGAACCACTTTCAGAACGTGTTCGACCTGGAAAATTTGAAGATATCATCGGACAAGAAGATGGAATAAAAGCATTGAAAGCTGCTTTGTGTGGACCGAATCCTCAGCATGTTATCGTCTATGGTCCTCCAGGGGTTGGGAAAACAGCTGCAGCACGATTAGTATTAGAAGAAGCGAAGCGAAATCAGTCCTCACCTTTTCGTTCGACAGCTGTCTTTGTAGAGCTAGATGCTACGACTGCCCGTTTTGATGAACGAGGCATCGCGGATCCTCTAATTGGCTCTGTTCATGATCCAATCTACCAAGGTGCTGGAGCTATGGGGCAAGCTGGAATTCCTCAGCCGAAGCAAGGGGCTGTTACGAATGCGCATGGTGGTGTTCTTTTCATTGATGAGATCGGTGAACTCCATCCAATCCAGATGAACAAGTTACTCAAGGTTTTAGAGGATCGTAAGGTTTTTTTAGAAAGTGCTTATTATTCGGAAGAGAACGCGAACATACCACATCATATTCATGATATCTTCCAGAATGGTCTTCCTGCAGATTTCCGAATGATTGGTGCGACTACTCGTATGCCAGAAGAAATACCTCCTGCTATTCGTTCTAGATGTTTGGAAGTGTTCTTTAGAGAATTGCAGCCGGCTGAAATTGAACAGATCGCTAAAAGAGCGGCTGATAAGATTCAGTTAGGAATTGATGATGAATCTTTATCATATATGGCCCAATATGCTAGAAATGGCCGTGAAGCGGTAAATATGATTCAGATCGCAGCTGGTCTTGCCATCACAGAACAACGAAAAAACATTACAAAGAGCGATGTGGAGTGGGTAACACACTCTAGTAGAATGGCTCCAAGACCAGAGAGGAAAATTGGAGTCAAACCAAAGATTGGATTAGTGAATGGTCTTGCCGTATACGGTCCAACAAGCGGGGCGTTGCTTGAGATTGAAACAACCGTACTGCCTGCAAAGAAACAAGGTTCCATTACAATTACAGGAATAGCAGAAGAAGAGAGTATCGGGAATCAATCTAAGTCTATTCGAAGAAAAAGTATGGCAAAAGGTTCAGTGGAAAACGTTATAACTGTACTTCGATACATGGGAGTTGATGCATCGATGTATGATATCCACGTGAACTTTCCAGGTGGTGGCCCAGTAGATGGTCCATCAGCGGGTATAGCGATTGCCTCTTCTATCTACTCAGCTATTCACAACATTAAAATAGACCATGAAATTGCAATGACTGGGGAGATCAGCATCCACGGTAAAGTGAAACCAGTCGGTGGTGTGATGGCTAAAATCTTGGCTGCAAAAGATGCAGGTGCAAAACGTGTTCTTATTCCGTTTGAGAATAACCAAAAGATTTTTGATACGATTAAAGACGTAGAGATCATTCCAGTAAAAAAACTTTCAGAAGTGTTTCAACACGCATTCTTAGATGATGGTGAAGAGCAATCCATCCCTGCGTCTGCTGCCTTAAACTCCCCTCCTTCTTCTGTATAA